A stretch of the Mycobacterium sp. ITM-2016-00317 genome encodes the following:
- a CDS encoding 3-keto-5-aminohexanoate cleavage protein, with protein MVSMTPTPQIYVKACINGARTPDQHPNLPVTPEELAAEAVAAHRAGARAVHMHPKNADGVDSLHAAEVDAAVAAVRQALPGLPLGVTTGFWALPDPGQRLRAVQSWTVLPDFASLNWHEPGSPELAEVLLGRGLGVEAGIFHAEAARSWAASDIAAHCMRVMIELGADGDVATADELLGIVASAGSPAPVLLHGLDESCWPLLGHAGARGVQARIGLEDTLLLPDGTVADGNAALVAAAVELLSR; from the coding sequence ATGGTGTCCATGACCCCGACTCCGCAGATCTACGTCAAAGCGTGCATCAACGGCGCCCGCACCCCTGACCAGCATCCGAATCTGCCGGTCACCCCCGAGGAACTGGCCGCCGAAGCGGTGGCCGCCCACCGGGCGGGGGCCAGGGCCGTGCACATGCATCCGAAGAACGCCGACGGCGTGGACTCGTTGCACGCTGCCGAGGTCGACGCGGCGGTGGCCGCGGTGCGGCAGGCGCTGCCGGGGCTGCCGCTGGGCGTGACGACCGGATTCTGGGCGTTGCCGGACCCCGGCCAACGTCTGCGGGCCGTGCAGAGTTGGACGGTGCTGCCGGACTTCGCGTCGCTGAACTGGCACGAACCCGGCTCCCCGGAGCTGGCCGAAGTGCTGCTGGGCCGGGGGCTGGGTGTGGAGGCCGGGATCTTCCACGCAGAGGCGGCGCGGTCGTGGGCGGCGTCCGACATCGCGGCGCACTGCATGCGCGTGATGATCGAGCTCGGCGCCGACGGTGACGTGGCGACGGCCGACGAACTGCTGGGCATCGTCGCGTCGGCCGGCTCGCCGGCGCCGGTGTTGTTGCACGGGCTCGACGAAAGCTGTTGGCCACTACTGGGACATGCGGGTGCGCGCGGCGTGCAGGCGCGGATCGGCCTGGAGGACACGCTGCTGCTGCCGGACGGTACCGTCGCCGACGGCAACGCGGCGCTGGTCGCCGCCGCGGTCGAACTGCTCAGCCGGTAG
- a CDS encoding carotenoid oxygenase family protein, protein MALRPHPEIVGKFLSTLPEDDDHPYRTGPWRPQTSEWDDDDVRVVEGQIPADLDGVYLRNTENPLHPALKYYHPFDGDGMLHIVGFRDGKAFYRNRFVRTDGFAAENEAGGPLWPGIAEPIELARRDHGWGARTLMKDASSTDVVVHRGVALTSHYQCGDLYRIDPCTGADLGKEDWHGTFPADWGVSAHPKVDDRTGELLFFNYSKQAPYLRYGIVSPAGEVVHNVDVPLPGPRLPHDMAFTENYVILNDFPMFWDTALLEHNIHLPRFHRDLPSRFAVVPRRGDTSQIMWFETDPTYVLHFPNAYEDGDEIVLEGFFQGDPEPTQGVDNGMSRKWQQIFRSLSLDGMQTRLHRWRFNLVTGQAREERLSDSFTEFGMINPDYAGRPHRFTYAASGKPGWFLFDGLVRHDLHTGAEQHFGFGDGVFGSETAMAPRVGGQAEDDGYLITLTTDMTADQSYCLVFDAARVEDGPVCKLQLPERISSGTHSTWAPGADLPRWRDADEAAAAIGL, encoded by the coding sequence ATGGCTTTGCGCCCCCACCCCGAGATCGTGGGCAAGTTCCTGTCGACACTTCCCGAGGACGACGACCACCCCTACCGCACCGGACCGTGGCGGCCGCAGACCAGCGAGTGGGACGACGACGACGTGCGCGTCGTGGAGGGGCAGATCCCGGCCGATCTCGACGGGGTGTACCTGCGCAACACCGAGAACCCACTGCACCCGGCGCTGAAGTACTACCACCCGTTCGACGGCGACGGCATGCTGCACATCGTCGGGTTCCGGGACGGGAAGGCGTTCTACCGCAACAGGTTCGTCCGCACCGACGGGTTCGCTGCGGAGAACGAGGCCGGCGGCCCGCTCTGGCCCGGGATCGCCGAACCGATCGAGTTGGCCCGCCGCGACCACGGCTGGGGCGCGCGCACCCTGATGAAAGACGCGTCGTCCACCGACGTCGTCGTGCACCGCGGTGTCGCGCTGACCAGCCACTACCAGTGCGGCGACCTCTACCGCATCGACCCCTGCACCGGTGCGGACCTCGGCAAGGAGGACTGGCACGGCACCTTCCCGGCCGATTGGGGGGTGTCCGCTCACCCGAAGGTCGACGACCGCACCGGCGAACTGTTGTTCTTCAACTACAGCAAGCAGGCGCCCTACCTGCGTTACGGCATCGTCAGCCCCGCCGGCGAGGTGGTGCACAACGTCGACGTGCCGCTGCCCGGCCCGCGGCTGCCGCACGACATGGCCTTCACCGAGAACTACGTGATCCTCAACGACTTCCCGATGTTCTGGGACACCGCGCTGCTCGAGCACAACATCCATCTGCCCCGATTCCACCGCGACCTGCCCTCACGGTTCGCCGTCGTCCCCCGCCGCGGGGACACCTCGCAGATCATGTGGTTCGAGACCGACCCCACCTACGTCCTGCACTTCCCCAACGCCTACGAGGACGGCGACGAGATCGTGCTGGAAGGGTTCTTCCAGGGCGATCCGGAGCCGACCCAGGGCGTCGACAACGGGATGAGCCGCAAGTGGCAGCAGATCTTCCGCAGCCTCTCGCTGGACGGCATGCAGACCCGGCTGCACCGGTGGCGCTTCAACCTCGTCACCGGGCAGGCGCGCGAAGAGCGGTTGTCCGACAGCTTCACCGAGTTCGGCATGATCAACCCCGATTACGCCGGACGGCCGCACCGCTTCACCTACGCGGCCAGCGGTAAACCGGGCTGGTTCCTGTTCGACGGTCTGGTCCGCCACGACCTGCACACCGGTGCCGAACAGCACTTCGGATTCGGCGACGGGGTCTTCGGCAGCGAGACCGCGATGGCGCCGCGGGTCGGCGGCCAAGCCGAAGACGACGGCTACTTGATCACGCTCACCACCGACATGACGGCCGACCAGTCGTACTGCCTGGTGTTCGACGCGGCCCGGGTCGAGGACGGCCCGGTCTGCAAACTGCAACTGCCCGAACGGATCTCCAGCGGCACGCACTCAACGTGGGCGCCGGGCGCCGACCTGCCCCGGTGGCGCGACGCCGACGAAGCGGCCGCCGCGATCGGCCTGTAG
- a CDS encoding cupin domain-containing protein, with product MTDLPEWARRLDLSPHPEGGWFKETWRSELTIPQSALPPDYTGVRNAGTAILFLLMPGQQSAWHTVRSSELWLFHSGGPLVLEVGAEQDSATAHLLGADIAAGQTPQFVVPPGHWQRARPRDDQPCLVSCVVVPGFDFADFALGAPTG from the coding sequence ATGACCGATCTCCCCGAATGGGCGCGTCGTCTGGACCTTTCGCCACATCCCGAGGGCGGCTGGTTCAAGGAGACGTGGCGCAGCGAGCTGACGATCCCGCAGTCGGCTCTCCCGCCCGACTACACCGGGGTGCGCAATGCGGGGACAGCCATCCTGTTCCTGCTCATGCCGGGGCAGCAGTCCGCGTGGCACACCGTGCGCAGTTCCGAGCTGTGGCTGTTCCATTCCGGCGGGCCGCTGGTGCTGGAGGTCGGGGCGGAGCAGGACTCCGCGACCGCCCACCTGCTCGGCGCCGACATCGCGGCCGGCCAGACGCCGCAGTTCGTGGTGCCGCCGGGACACTGGCAGCGCGCCCGCCCCCGGGACGATCAGCCCTGCCTGGTCAGTTGTGTCGTGGTGCCGGGATTCGACTTCGCCGACTTCGCGCTCGGGGCCCCTACCGGCTGA
- a CDS encoding GNAT family N-acetyltransferase — translation MSGFVEPVTLTGERGVTLEPLAREHLPEVEAAAADGELGRLWFTAAPKAGRAGDWVDMRLSVQRPDSGLTFVVRGRDGTLVGSSSYLNVDGPNRRLEIGNTWYVGAVRRTGVNTETKLLMLGHAFDVLGCVAVEFRTHFLNFDSRAAIERLGAKRDGILRSHQLMPDGSRRDTVVYSILDHEWPAVRSNLRFRLDRHG, via the coding sequence GTGAGTGGCTTCGTCGAACCTGTCACGCTGACCGGCGAACGCGGGGTCACGCTGGAACCGCTTGCCCGTGAACACCTCCCGGAGGTCGAGGCGGCGGCAGCGGACGGCGAGCTGGGGCGGTTGTGGTTCACCGCGGCGCCGAAGGCGGGCCGGGCCGGCGACTGGGTGGACATGCGGTTGTCTGTGCAGCGGCCGGACTCGGGGCTGACGTTCGTGGTGCGCGGGCGTGACGGCACGCTGGTCGGGTCGTCGAGTTACCTCAACGTCGACGGACCCAACCGGCGGTTGGAGATCGGCAACACCTGGTACGTCGGCGCAGTGCGACGCACCGGGGTCAACACCGAGACCAAGCTGTTGATGCTGGGTCATGCGTTCGACGTGTTGGGTTGCGTGGCAGTGGAATTCCGGACGCATTTCCTGAACTTCGACAGCCGCGCGGCGATCGAACGCCTGGGCGCCAAACGCGACGGGATTCTTCGCAGTCACCAGCTGATGCCCGACGGATCCCGCCGCGACACCGTGGTGTACTCGATCCTGGACCACGAATGGCCGGCCGTGCGGTCCAACCTGCGATTCAGGCTGGACCGCCACGGCTGA
- a CDS encoding cyclopropane mycolic acid synthase family methyltransferase: MPNSSTEQPNETAESAWLSKSASQTRGSDKKEVQFHYDISNDFFKLWQDPSQTYSCAYFERDDMTLEEAQLAKVDLSLGKLGLQPGMTLLDIGCGWGSTIARAVEKYDVNVIGLTLSENQKQHIEDNRFPQLKSDRKMEVRLQPWEEFDGKVDRIVSIGAFEHFGFNKYDDYFKKTFSWMPDDGVMLLHTIIIPSDEEIKAKKLPLTMSNVRFIKFIMDEIYPGGRLPLAAQVTDAANRNGYNVTREQHLQPHYVKTLDTWAANLKEKKDEAIAITSEEIYERFYKYLAGCADLFRDGYTDVVQFTCEKP, from the coding sequence ATGCCGAACAGTTCCACCGAACAACCGAACGAGACCGCCGAATCCGCCTGGCTGTCCAAATCCGCGTCTCAGACCCGCGGTTCGGACAAAAAAGAAGTCCAGTTCCACTACGACATCTCCAACGACTTCTTCAAGCTCTGGCAGGACCCGTCCCAGACCTACAGTTGCGCCTATTTCGAGCGCGACGACATGACCCTCGAAGAGGCCCAGCTGGCCAAGGTGGACTTGTCCCTGGGCAAGCTCGGCCTGCAGCCCGGGATGACGCTGCTCGACATCGGCTGCGGCTGGGGTTCGACGATCGCGCGGGCAGTGGAAAAGTACGACGTCAACGTCATCGGGCTGACGCTGTCGGAGAATCAGAAGCAGCACATCGAAGACAACCGGTTCCCTCAGCTCAAGAGCGACCGGAAGATGGAGGTGCGGCTGCAGCCCTGGGAGGAGTTCGACGGCAAGGTCGACCGCATCGTGTCGATCGGCGCGTTCGAGCACTTCGGGTTCAACAAGTACGACGACTACTTCAAGAAGACGTTCAGCTGGATGCCCGACGACGGGGTGATGCTGCTACACACGATCATCATCCCCAGCGACGAGGAGATCAAAGCCAAGAAGCTGCCGCTGACCATGTCGAACGTGCGCTTCATCAAGTTCATCATGGACGAGATCTACCCCGGCGGACGGCTGCCGCTCGCCGCTCAGGTCACCGACGCGGCCAACCGCAACGGCTACAACGTGACGCGCGAACAGCACCTGCAACCGCACTACGTCAAGACGCTCGACACCTGGGCCGCGAACCTCAAGGAGAAGAAGGACGAGGCCATCGCGATCACCTCCGAGGAGATCTACGAGCGGTTCTACAAGTATCTGGCCGGCTGCGCCGACCTGTTCCGCGACGGCTACACCGACGTCGTCCAATTCACCTGTGAGAAGCCATGA
- a CDS encoding Hsp20/alpha crystallin family protein, which produces MLRFDPFSDLDALTRGLLTSQAGSNRAPRFMPMDLCKIDDHYLLTADLPGIDPGSVDVNVDNGTLTISAHRTARSEDSAQWLANERFFGSYRRQLSLGDGIDTSAISATYENGVLTVTIPVAEKAKPRKIEVSHSGNQKSIEPTTVEAG; this is translated from the coding sequence GTGCTCCGCTTTGATCCGTTCAGTGACCTTGACGCGTTGACCCGGGGCTTGCTGACCAGCCAGGCCGGATCAAACCGCGCTCCTCGGTTCATGCCGATGGACCTCTGCAAGATCGACGACCACTACCTTCTGACCGCCGACCTGCCCGGCATAGATCCCGGCTCGGTCGACGTGAACGTCGACAACGGCACCCTCACGATCTCGGCGCACCGCACCGCCCGGTCCGAGGATTCGGCGCAGTGGCTGGCCAACGAACGATTCTTCGGCAGCTACCGCCGCCAACTGTCCCTCGGCGACGGCATCGACACGTCGGCGATCTCGGCGACCTACGAGAACGGCGTGCTGACGGTGACGATCCCGGTCGCGGAGAAGGCCAAACCGCGCAAGATCGAGGTCAGCCACTCCGGTAACCAGAAGTCGATCGAGCCCACCACGGTCGAGGCCGGGTAG